The Lycium barbarum isolate Lr01 chromosome 10, ASM1917538v2, whole genome shotgun sequence genome includes a region encoding these proteins:
- the LOC132613939 gene encoding uncharacterized protein LOC132613939 isoform X1 has product MGYGNDYGGYQQHFKHTQSLYSSNFSPHQSWQARNLQFVPYAYQPSEFTMAFPNFSTAGVVLEGVGFFSNNQTASFYGTGMMRTNCKSEDINIPVQHQGSPINHVMDGPFPIDFPVEKSENYNGTGTIYYGLQVTSSSHEVCALETPILGNVIADNRDEGAMKLVVADGLNGNGVILNEIECSVPTSPFAANSKINLPNPKHKLLDEMPTSEVMGPFDKLSPISKNLVEAEQLENRVMANSEPKSKIFSTPEVLLEGKILEETEPWKGEECPAPEMLMEPIMSPPSSAYCLKVNVADLSSWMIVIPQEQKSQATSSDTGRAADSITIANEEIDLNIIEGNDEMVIQEHIPTIETRAKDMDTRKHAEVEPLVMIVDAQGALIGKDRAVGVEKESANIEIEMNTERYEPIDRGKECTTEGPEQVPGKPNVFKKAYSVPDSTNCVSETTILEALQTFMMLQLIQITQKN; this is encoded by the coding sequence ATGGGATATGGGAATGACTATGGTGGGTATCAGCAACACTTCAAGCATACACAATCCTTGTATTCCTCTAATTTCAGTCCACATCAGTCTTGGCAAGCTAGGAATTTACAATTTGTCCCTTATGCTTACCAGCCATCAGAGTTTACCATGGCATTTCCCAATTTCTCGACTGCTGGCGTGGTTCTGGAAGGCGTGGGTTTCTTTTCGAACAATCAGACGGCTTCTTTCTACGGCACAGGGATGATGAGAACAAATTGCAAATCTGAAGATATCAATATACCGGTTCAACATCAAGGGTCTCCTATTAACCATGTCATGGATGGTCCTTTTCCAATCGACTTCCCTGTTGAAAAGTCTGAAAATTATAATGGTACTGGTACTATCTATTATGGTCTCCAGGTGACTTCCTCTTCTCATGAGGTTTGTGCTCTTGAAACTCCTATTCTCGGTAACGTTATTGCGGACAACAGGGATGAAGGCGCTATGAAATTAGTTGTGGCAGATGGGCTAAATGGAAATGGAGTTATTCTGAATGAGATTGAATGTTCTGTGCCGACTTCACCATTTGCTGCAAATAGCAAAATTAATCTTCCAAATCCTAAGCATAAACTGCTTGATGAAATGCCAACTAGTGAAGTAATGGGGCCTTTTGACAAATTATCTCCTATCTCTAAAAATCTAGTAGAAGCTGAACAATTGGAGAATAGGGTAATGGCAAATTCTGAACCAAAATCAAAGATTTTCAGTACACCCGAAGTTTTGCTAGAGGGAAAGATATTGGAAGAAACCGAGCCTTGGAAGGGGGAAGAGTGCCCTGCTCCTGAGATGCTTATGGAGCCAATAATGAGTCCACCTAGCAGTGCATACTGTCTCAAAGTCAACGTGGCTGACCTTTCATCATGGATGATTGTAATTCCGCAAGAACAAAAATCTCAGGCAACCAGTAGTGATACGGGAAGAGCAGCTGATTCAATCACCATAGCCAACGAGGAAATCGATTTGAATATCATTGAGGGGAATGATGAGATGGTGATACAGGAACATATTCCAACTATTGAAACTAGGGCTAAGGACATGGATACCAGAAAGCATGCCGAGGTGGAACCTCTTGTGATGATAGTTGATGCACAGGGTGCTCTTATAGGCAAAGACAGAGCAGTGGGTGTTGAGAAAGAGTCTGCTAACATAGAGATTGAGATGAACACTGAACGATATGAGCCTATTGACAGAGGAAAAGAGTGCACGACCGAGGGGCCAGAACAAGTACCTGGGAAACCAAATGTATTTAAAAAGGCTTATAGTGTTCCTGATTCAACCAATTGCGTCTCTGAGACTACTATCCTGGAAGCACTCCAAACATTCATGATGCTACAGCTCATTCAAATCACACAGAAAAACTGA
- the LOC132613939 gene encoding uncharacterized protein LOC132613939 isoform X2, with amino-acid sequence MAFPNFSTAGVVLEGVGFFSNNQTASFYGTGMMRTNCKSEDINIPVQHQGSPINHVMDGPFPIDFPVEKSENYNGTGTIYYGLQVTSSSHEVCALETPILGNVIADNRDEGAMKLVVADGLNGNGVILNEIECSVPTSPFAANSKINLPNPKHKLLDEMPTSEVMGPFDKLSPISKNLVEAEQLENRVMANSEPKSKIFSTPEVLLEGKILEETEPWKGEECPAPEMLMEPIMSPPSSAYCLKVNVADLSSWMIVIPQEQKSQATSSDTGRAADSITIANEEIDLNIIEGNDEMVIQEHIPTIETRAKDMDTRKHAEVEPLVMIVDAQGALIGKDRAVGVEKESANIEIEMNTERYEPIDRGKECTTEGPEQVPGKPNVFKKAYSVPDSTNCVSETTILEALQTFMMLQLIQITQKN; translated from the coding sequence ATGGCATTTCCCAATTTCTCGACTGCTGGCGTGGTTCTGGAAGGCGTGGGTTTCTTTTCGAACAATCAGACGGCTTCTTTCTACGGCACAGGGATGATGAGAACAAATTGCAAATCTGAAGATATCAATATACCGGTTCAACATCAAGGGTCTCCTATTAACCATGTCATGGATGGTCCTTTTCCAATCGACTTCCCTGTTGAAAAGTCTGAAAATTATAATGGTACTGGTACTATCTATTATGGTCTCCAGGTGACTTCCTCTTCTCATGAGGTTTGTGCTCTTGAAACTCCTATTCTCGGTAACGTTATTGCGGACAACAGGGATGAAGGCGCTATGAAATTAGTTGTGGCAGATGGGCTAAATGGAAATGGAGTTATTCTGAATGAGATTGAATGTTCTGTGCCGACTTCACCATTTGCTGCAAATAGCAAAATTAATCTTCCAAATCCTAAGCATAAACTGCTTGATGAAATGCCAACTAGTGAAGTAATGGGGCCTTTTGACAAATTATCTCCTATCTCTAAAAATCTAGTAGAAGCTGAACAATTGGAGAATAGGGTAATGGCAAATTCTGAACCAAAATCAAAGATTTTCAGTACACCCGAAGTTTTGCTAGAGGGAAAGATATTGGAAGAAACCGAGCCTTGGAAGGGGGAAGAGTGCCCTGCTCCTGAGATGCTTATGGAGCCAATAATGAGTCCACCTAGCAGTGCATACTGTCTCAAAGTCAACGTGGCTGACCTTTCATCATGGATGATTGTAATTCCGCAAGAACAAAAATCTCAGGCAACCAGTAGTGATACGGGAAGAGCAGCTGATTCAATCACCATAGCCAACGAGGAAATCGATTTGAATATCATTGAGGGGAATGATGAGATGGTGATACAGGAACATATTCCAACTATTGAAACTAGGGCTAAGGACATGGATACCAGAAAGCATGCCGAGGTGGAACCTCTTGTGATGATAGTTGATGCACAGGGTGCTCTTATAGGCAAAGACAGAGCAGTGGGTGTTGAGAAAGAGTCTGCTAACATAGAGATTGAGATGAACACTGAACGATATGAGCCTATTGACAGAGGAAAAGAGTGCACGACCGAGGGGCCAGAACAAGTACCTGGGAAACCAAATGTATTTAAAAAGGCTTATAGTGTTCCTGATTCAACCAATTGCGTCTCTGAGACTACTATCCTGGAAGCACTCCAAACATTCATGATGCTACAGCTCATTCAAATCACACAGAAAAACTGA
- the LOC132613265 gene encoding polyphenol oxidase F, chloroplastic-like — translation MNNPNYLNSEIFFHDENKNPVRVRVHDCLDNRKMGYDYQQMPTPWPHFKPLKRIKITVNPSLVPPATQVFQYQRWIKSFHFQFAGQLQEGLHKRKMEKEELLTLKQVKYDISKQIRLEVFLNVDTFNWHELESLEEIGLQDEDTIIVTLVSKMGLNLSPLNLQRLNLQNVVILFMAAGLLLPFPLFVLK, via the exons ATGAATAACCCAAATTATTTGAACAGTGAGATATTCTTTCATGATGAAAACAAGAACCCTGTTCGGGTTAGAGTGCACGACTGTTTGGACAATAGGAAAATGGGATATGATTACCAACAAATGCCAACTCCGTGGCCCCATTTTAAGCCACTGAAGAGGATCAAGATCACTGTCAATCCAAGTTTAGTTCCACCAGCTACTCAAGTATTCCAATATCAAAGATGGATAAAGTCATTTCATTTTCAGTTTGCAGGCCAGCTTCAGGAAGGACTCCACAAGAGAAAGATGGAAAAAGAAGAGCTTTTAACTCTAAAACAAGTCAAGTACGATATTAGTAAGCAAATAAGACTTGAAGTGTTCCTCAACGTGGATACCTTCAATTGGCATGAGCTAG AGTCGCTCGAGGAAATTGGCCTTCAAGATGAAGACACTATCATAGTGACTCTGGTCTCGAAAATGGGGTTGAATCTATCACCATTGAATCTGCAGAGATTGAACTTGCAAAATGTTGTAATTCTGTTCATGGCAGCTGGCCTGCTTTTGCCTTTCCCATTGTTTGTGTTGAAATAA
- the LOC132613266 gene encoding probable ribose-5-phosphate isomerase 1: MLDVIYFRSLLSLLMSHLGGTALAMPVEIVPFCWEFTLRRLEMLFIEAGCVGKSRVNVESDEPYVTDNGNYIIDLYFKSDMGDLKAASDAILRLAGVVEHGIFLDMATTVIVAGKLGVLKFIVIVDESKLVSHLGGTSLAMPVEIVPFCWEFTLKRLEMLFIEAGCVGKLRVNVESGQPYVTDNGNYIIDLYFKSDMGDLKAASDAILRLAGVVEHGIFLDMALL; the protein is encoded by the exons ATGTTGGATGTTATTTACTTTAGAAGTTTATTGTCATTGTTGATGAGTCATTTAGGTGGGACAGCTCTTGCTATGCCAGTTGAGATTGTACCTTTTTGTTGGGAATTTACTTTGAGGAGATTGGAAATGTTGTTTATTGAAGCTGGATGTGTTGGGAAGTCGAGGGTAAATGTGGAAAGTGATGAACCTTATGTTACTGATAATGGGAATTACATTATTGACTTGTATTTCAAGAGTGATATGGGTGATTTAAAAGCTGCTAGTGATGCAATTTTGAGGCTTGCTGGTGTGGTTGAGCATGGGATATTTCTTGATATGGCGACGACTGTGATTGTTGCTGGAAAGCTTGGCGTTTTG AAATTCATTGTTATTGTGGATGAGTCAAAGTTGGTTAGTCATTTAGGTGGGACAAGTCTCGCTATGCCAGTTGAGATTGTACCATTTTGTTGGGAATTTACTTTGAAAAGATTGGAAATGTTGTTTATTGAAGCTGGATGTGTTGGGAAGTTGAGGGTAAATGTGGAAAGTGGTCAACCTTATGTTACTGATAATGGGAATTATATTATTGATTTGTATTTCAAGAGTGACATGGGTGATTTAAAAGCTGCTAGTGATGCTATTTTGAGGCTTGCTGGTGTTGTTGAACATGGAATATTTCTTGATATGGCATTATTGTGA
- the LOC132613940 gene encoding probable ribose-5-phosphate isomerase 2, producing MAIAYPHFFVSEKKAKTLNPSLLISPTPSPSILSQDELKKIAAYKAVEFVESGMVLGLGTGSTAKHAVDRIAELLNLGKLNNIIGIPTSSITHEQAVKLGIPLSDLNKHPIVDLAIDGADEVDSQMNLIKGRGGSLLREKMVEAASKKFIVIVDESKLVNHLGGAGLAVPVEIVPFCWEFTLKRLEMLFIEAGCVGKLRVNGESGEPYVTDNGNYIIDLYFKSDMGDLKAASDAILRLAGVVEHGMFLDMATTVIVAGKLGVSVTNK from the coding sequence ATGGCCATTGCATACCCACATTTCTTTGTGTCTGAAAAAAAGGCCAAAACTTTGAACCCATCATTGTTAATTTCTCCAACACCATCACCTTCAATTTTATCTCaagatgaattaaaaaaaatagcagCATATAAAGCTGTTGAATTTGTTGAATCAGGTATGGTTTTAGGTCTTGGTACAGGTTCAACAGCCAAACATGCTGTTGATAGAATAGCAGAATTATTAAATCTTGGTAAATTAAACAACATTATAGGTATACCAACATCAAGTATTACACATGAACAAGCTGTTAAATTAGGTATACCTTTATCAGATTTGAATAAACATCCTATTGTTGATTTAGCTATTGATGGTGCTGATGAAGtggactcacaaatgaatttaaTTAAAGGTAGAGGTGGTTCCTTATTAAGAGAAAAAATGGTTGAAGCTGCTAGTAAAAaatttattgttattgttgatgaatcAAAATTGGTTAATCATTTAGGTGGTGCTGGTCTTGCTGTGCCTGTTGAGATTGTACCTTTTTGTTGGGAATTTACTTTGAAAAGATTGGAAATGTTGTTTATTGAAGCTGGTTGTGTTGGAAAGTTGAGGGTAAATGGGGAAAGTGGTGAACCTTATGTTACTGATAATGGGAATTATATTATTGATTTGTATTTCAAGAGCGACATGGGTGATTTGAAAGCTGCTAGTGATGCAATTTTGAGGCTTGCTGGTGTTGTTGAACATGGGATGTTTCTCGATATGGCAACGACTGTGATTGTTGCTGGAAAGCTTGGCGTATCCGTGACAAATAAGTAG